A stretch of the Glutamicibacter sp. JL.03c genome encodes the following:
- a CDS encoding Bax inhibitor-1/YccA family membrane protein — MTLSNPVFGSGSQSEAWGTKPGSPVGFRDNANMSADQLQHMYQQPAATGADMGRMTIGDTINKTIFCLALVVIGAAAGWIMPALMLPGALVGFVLGLVNVFKKRPSPALILLYSAAQGLFLGGLSQFLDGMYPGVAVQAVLATFCVAGVTLALYRSGKYRMTPKLNKIFMVGMIGLVVFSLLNMVLMMTGVIDGMFGMRGGMLGLIIGVVAVLLATYALVSDFTMIEELSNQGAPAIMAWRGAFGLTMTLIWLYTEILRILAILRGDD; from the coding sequence ATGACGTTGAGCAACCCGGTATTTGGTTCTGGTAGCCAATCCGAGGCATGGGGAACCAAGCCCGGAAGTCCTGTTGGATTCCGTGACAATGCAAATATGAGTGCTGACCAGTTGCAGCACATGTATCAGCAGCCTGCCGCAACTGGTGCTGATATGGGTCGCATGACCATCGGCGACACCATCAACAAGACCATCTTCTGCCTCGCCCTCGTTGTCATTGGCGCAGCAGCCGGTTGGATCATGCCAGCACTGATGCTCCCCGGCGCACTGGTCGGTTTTGTCCTCGGCTTGGTCAACGTCTTCAAGAAGCGCCCATCGCCAGCGCTGATTCTGCTGTACTCGGCAGCTCAGGGACTCTTCCTTGGCGGTCTGTCGCAATTCCTCGACGGAATGTACCCAGGTGTTGCAGTCCAGGCAGTGCTGGCAACCTTCTGTGTTGCCGGCGTAACCCTGGCGCTGTACCGCTCGGGCAAGTACCGCATGACCCCGAAGCTGAACAAGATCTTCATGGTCGGCATGATTGGTCTGGTTGTCTTCTCGCTGCTGAACATGGTCCTGATGATGACCGGCGTCATCGATGGCATGTTCGGTATGCGCGGCGGCATGCTCGGCCTGATCATCGGTGTTGTGGCAGTCTTGCTGGCTACCTACGCACTGGTTTCGGACTTCACCATGATCGAGGAACTGTCCAACCAGGGTGCCCCTGCCATCATGGCTTGGCGCGGTGCCTTCGGCCTGACCATGACCCTGATCTGGCTGTACACCGAGATCTTGCGTATCCTCGCCATCCTGCGTGGCGACGACTAG
- a CDS encoding AI-2E family transporter, which yields MKSSRLERLRRIRVSLPGKDVGKPAQPRVEAVDFKGAEDMPYAVRLAASWAWRFLIIVAALGVLIWALSKVSLLVIPVLVAALLSGLLSPVVNALNRKLAVPRGLAVGITLIGFLALVIAGLSLAGQRLSAGFTALWSQALFGIEQVQDWLFNGPLKLTNDDLQGVLDDALAQLRGNATNILSEAISWTSFIGQFFTGTLLALFVLIFLLLDGRKIGLFLVNLLPRRARPAMDGALTRGWASLVSYIRVQMLVAFIDAIGIGFGAFFLGVPLALPLGVLVFLGSFIPVVGALITGALAVLLALVANGWVNALIMLAVVLLVQQAESNILQPLIMGKAVSLHPLAVVLAVAGGTMLAGIPGALFAVPLLAVLNAVVKYLSRRAWESDEFVLKQYGIQLPPEQPANTVAAPTPASPGAPEPHTSPENRQPETTADEE from the coding sequence ATGAAGAGTAGCCGGTTGGAACGTTTGCGACGTATTCGCGTCTCCCTTCCGGGCAAGGACGTAGGGAAACCCGCGCAACCCCGCGTCGAAGCCGTTGATTTTAAGGGCGCAGAAGATATGCCCTACGCGGTACGTTTGGCGGCCAGTTGGGCGTGGCGATTCTTGATCATTGTGGCAGCGTTGGGTGTCCTAATCTGGGCCCTGTCCAAGGTGTCGTTGCTAGTGATCCCGGTCCTCGTAGCGGCTCTGCTCTCTGGGCTACTTTCGCCAGTTGTCAACGCGCTCAATCGCAAGCTGGCTGTCCCGCGAGGTCTTGCCGTAGGCATTACGCTGATCGGCTTCTTGGCTTTGGTCATCGCCGGTTTATCTCTTGCCGGGCAACGCTTGTCCGCAGGATTCACCGCCTTGTGGAGCCAAGCCCTCTTCGGTATCGAACAGGTCCAAGACTGGCTTTTCAACGGCCCGCTGAAGCTCACCAACGATGACCTGCAGGGCGTTTTGGATGATGCCTTGGCTCAACTGCGCGGCAACGCCACCAACATCCTGAGCGAAGCCATCAGCTGGACCTCGTTCATAGGCCAGTTCTTCACCGGAACTTTGCTGGCCCTCTTCGTCTTGATCTTCCTGCTGCTCGACGGGCGGAAAATTGGGCTGTTCCTGGTCAACCTCTTGCCGCGCCGGGCCCGCCCAGCCATGGACGGAGCACTCACCCGTGGATGGGCCTCATTGGTCAGCTACATCAGAGTGCAGATGCTTGTCGCCTTCATCGATGCCATTGGCATTGGTTTTGGCGCCTTCTTCCTCGGTGTCCCGCTGGCCCTGCCGTTGGGCGTCTTGGTGTTCCTTGGCTCCTTCATCCCTGTGGTGGGTGCATTGATTACCGGTGCCTTGGCCGTCCTGCTCGCCTTGGTCGCCAACGGCTGGGTCAATGCGCTGATCATGCTGGCCGTTGTCCTCCTCGTCCAGCAGGCAGAATCCAATATTCTCCAGCCGCTGATCATGGGCAAGGCCGTCAGTCTGCACCCGCTGGCCGTCGTGCTGGCCGTCGCGGGCGGAACGATGCTCGCCGGAATCCCCGGTGCGCTATTTGCAGTGCCACTGCTCGCGGTGCTCAACGCGGTGGTTAAATACCTCTCCCGCAGGGCCTGGGAGAGCGACGAATTCGTGCTCAAGCAATACGGCATCCAGCTGCCCCCGGAACAACCGGCAAATACCGTGGCGGCGCCAACACCAGCCAGCCCGGGCGCCCCTGAACCCCACACCTCGCCGGAGAACCGGCAACCTGAGACAACAGCAGATGAGGAATAA
- the ilvA gene encoding threonine ammonia-lyase — MTTETTLPVSLADIESAAQVLKPVIALTPVEHSRVLSQHIGAEVFLKCENMQRAGSFKVRGAYVRMSKLSAEEKARGVVAASAGNHAQGVAQASSQLGIKARIYMPRGVALPKLTATRDHGAEVVLFGDTVDEALAEAQRYADETGAVFVHPFDHPDIIAGQGTIGLELLEQLPEVETVLMGVGGGGLLAGVAIALKEKARELGRSIKVIGVQAENAAAYPPSLAADALVPLDTVHTIADGIAVGKPGQLPFTIIKELVDDVVTVSEDALARALVVLLERNKLVVEPAGAVGVAALLENRLEEHGINPATTAVILSGGNIDPLLMLKVIQRGLSAAGRFLTVRMMLPDRPGALAQISRIIADSDANVTRLDHTRIGGSLSMGDVAITIDLETKGHEHSKAVLNNLRAEGFDPQITNNAGGSVG; from the coding sequence ATGACCACAGAAACTACGTTGCCGGTAAGCCTGGCAGATATCGAGTCAGCTGCACAGGTCTTGAAACCCGTTATTGCGTTGACTCCAGTGGAGCATTCACGTGTACTCTCCCAGCACATTGGTGCCGAGGTCTTCCTGAAGTGCGAAAACATGCAGCGTGCCGGTTCTTTCAAGGTCCGCGGAGCCTATGTGCGCATGTCCAAGCTCAGCGCTGAAGAGAAGGCACGCGGCGTGGTCGCGGCCTCGGCGGGCAACCATGCCCAGGGCGTCGCGCAAGCTTCCAGCCAGTTGGGGATCAAAGCGCGCATCTACATGCCGCGTGGTGTTGCACTTCCCAAGCTCACCGCAACTCGCGACCACGGTGCAGAGGTAGTGCTCTTCGGGGATACCGTTGACGAGGCCCTGGCCGAGGCCCAGCGCTACGCGGATGAAACCGGTGCCGTGTTTGTGCATCCCTTCGACCACCCGGACATCATTGCCGGACAGGGCACCATCGGCCTGGAGCTGCTTGAACAGCTTCCCGAGGTGGAAACCGTATTAATGGGTGTAGGCGGCGGCGGACTGCTCGCCGGAGTTGCCATCGCCTTGAAGGAAAAGGCCCGCGAATTAGGCCGTAGCATCAAGGTCATTGGCGTGCAGGCGGAAAACGCCGCAGCCTACCCGCCGTCCTTGGCTGCCGATGCGCTGGTCCCGCTGGACACCGTGCACACCATCGCTGACGGCATCGCCGTGGGCAAGCCAGGCCAGCTGCCGTTCACCATCATCAAGGAACTCGTCGACGACGTGGTGACCGTTTCCGAGGACGCCTTGGCCCGCGCGCTGGTGGTGCTCTTGGAACGCAACAAGCTCGTCGTCGAACCAGCCGGCGCCGTGGGCGTCGCAGCCCTGCTGGAAAATCGGCTCGAAGAGCACGGGATCAACCCGGCAACCACCGCGGTCATCCTCTCGGGCGGCAATATCGACCCGCTGCTCATGCTCAAGGTGATTCAGCGCGGCCTGTCCGCTGCCGGCCGATTCCTGACCGTGCGCATGATGCTTCCGGACCGTCCAGGCGCCTTGGCGCAGATCTCGCGGATCATCGCCGATTCGGATGCGAACGTGACCCGCTTGGACCACACGCGCATCGGCGGTTCGCTCTCCATGGGCGATGTGGCAATCACCATCGATCTGGAAACCAAGGGCCATGAGCATTCCAAGGCCGTGCTTAATAACCTTCGGGCCGAGGGCTTCGACCCGCAGATCACCAATAACGCTGGCGGATCCGTCGGCTGA
- the greA gene encoding transcription elongation factor GreA — translation MSTNSNEPVVWLTQEAFDRLQNELTFLSGPGRAEIVARIEQARSEGDLKENGGYHAAREEQGKAEARILYLKDLLRRANVGEAPADDGVVEPGMLVVASIAGDETTFLFGSREVAGDTDLEVYSEQSPIGVAVHGAKVGDKLSYVAPNGRDIKVEIISAKPYEAS, via the coding sequence GTGAGCACCAACAGCAACGAACCTGTCGTTTGGCTGACTCAGGAAGCCTTCGACCGGCTCCAGAACGAACTGACTTTCCTCTCAGGCCCGGGACGCGCCGAGATCGTTGCCCGTATCGAGCAGGCCCGTTCCGAAGGTGACCTGAAGGAGAACGGCGGCTACCACGCTGCCCGCGAAGAGCAGGGCAAGGCAGAAGCGCGCATCCTGTACTTGAAGGACCTGCTGCGCCGCGCCAATGTCGGCGAAGCACCGGCGGATGACGGAGTCGTCGAACCAGGCATGCTGGTTGTCGCAAGCATTGCTGGCGACGAGACCACCTTCCTGTTCGGTTCCCGCGAAGTCGCTGGTGACACCGACCTGGAGGTCTACTCGGAGCAGTCCCCTATCGGTGTCGCCGTTCACGGCGCGAAGGTCGGCGACAAGCTGTCCTACGTGGCCCCGAACGGCCGTGACATCAAGGTCGAAATCATTTCGGCCAAGCCGTACGAAGCTTCCTGA
- a CDS encoding DUF4307 domain-containing protein translates to MSDPSLTARYNNPKKRNLSKSARNWLIASAITVGVAGAAYVGFSNYSAITAQDIHYEVVSPTLTKTTIAVEYNSKDRVQCDIRAMNESKAVVGYKTILLDPGEANGLVNQQIDVDLHTDNAAVTSGVESCYKVPKDYQG, encoded by the coding sequence ATGTCTGATCCAAGCTTAACGGCTCGCTACAACAACCCCAAGAAACGCAACCTGAGTAAATCCGCGCGTAATTGGCTGATCGCCTCGGCCATCACGGTTGGCGTAGCCGGCGCAGCATATGTTGGATTCAGCAATTACAGCGCCATCACCGCGCAGGACATCCACTATGAGGTTGTTTCGCCGACCTTGACCAAGACGACTATCGCTGTGGAGTACAACTCCAAGGACCGCGTCCAGTGCGATATCCGTGCGATGAACGAGTCGAAGGCGGTTGTCGGATACAAGACCATCCTGCTGGATCCGGGAGAGGCCAACGGCTTGGTCAACCAGCAGATCGACGTGGACTTGCATACCGATAATGCGGCAGTGACCTCCGGCGTCGAGTCCTGCTACAAGGTTCCCAAGGACTACCAGGGTTAA
- the mca gene encoding mycothiol conjugate amidase Mca, translated as MAIHAHPDDESSKGAATMAAYVDAGAEVMVVSCTGGERGDILNAAAGELAHAHRDLPGVRRTEMAEAAAVLGIKHRWLGYVDSGLPEGDPLPDLPFGAFALQPVEVAAAGVIKLIREFRPHVITTYDENGGYPHPDHIHSHKVATFAFEHAANPEMYPEFGEPWSVSKLYYDRAFAPDRFRALHYAMIEAGYDSPYAERVAQWEADEDNQMFKWVSPHTTTTQIHCADFFSQRDQALLAHRTQIDPEGFFFAVPEHVYAEHWPWEDYTLISSKVATDLPESDLFAGLR; from the coding sequence ATGGCTATTCACGCGCACCCCGATGATGAATCTTCGAAGGGCGCTGCCACCATGGCTGCCTACGTCGACGCGGGCGCCGAAGTCATGGTGGTTTCCTGCACCGGTGGTGAACGCGGAGACATCTTGAATGCAGCGGCTGGAGAACTGGCACACGCGCACCGCGACCTTCCAGGCGTGCGCCGCACCGAGATGGCCGAGGCAGCCGCGGTGCTGGGCATCAAGCATCGCTGGCTTGGCTACGTTGACTCCGGCCTGCCCGAGGGGGACCCGCTGCCCGATCTTCCTTTCGGAGCCTTTGCACTGCAGCCGGTCGAGGTGGCCGCCGCCGGCGTTATCAAGCTGATCCGCGAATTCCGTCCGCACGTCATCACGACCTACGACGAAAACGGCGGTTACCCGCACCCGGACCACATCCACAGCCACAAGGTCGCGACCTTCGCCTTCGAGCATGCCGCCAACCCGGAAATGTATCCGGAATTTGGCGAGCCATGGTCGGTCAGCAAGCTGTACTACGACCGCGCCTTCGCCCCTGATCGCTTCCGCGCCCTGCACTATGCCATGATCGAAGCCGGCTACGATTCGCCGTACGCAGAGCGGGTGGCACAGTGGGAAGCCGACGAAGACAACCAGATGTTCAAGTGGGTTTCGCCACATACCACGACCACCCAGATCCACTGCGCGGACTTTTTCTCGCAGCGCGACCAGGCGTTGCTGGCGCACCGAACCCAGATTGACCCGGAGGGTTTCTTCTTCGCGGTGCCGGAGCACGTCTACGCCGAGCACTGGCCTTGGGAGGACTACACCTTGATCTCCTCCAAGGTCGCCACCGACCTGCCCGAGTCCGACCTCTTCGCCGGACTAAGATAG